One window from the genome of Luteithermobacter gelatinilyticus encodes:
- the mutS gene encoding DNA mismatch repair protein MutS, translating to MMAQYLEIKAAYEGYLLFYRMGDFYELFFEDAIKASEALDITLTKRGKHLDEDVPMCGVPVHAAETYLARLIRKGFKVAVCEQMEDPAEAKKRGSKAVVKRDVIRLVTPGTITEENLLDARQHNYLAALCQIQGEFALAWLDISTGDFYVSRLDPANLEAELARLQPGELLLPSSLLDRDELADGLRPWRDSLSLQETRYFDSRLGEKRLKEYYGLSVLDGLGQIGRAEAAACGALLEYVQETQKGKLPKLSRPHPIGEEATMMIDGATRRNLELSQTLSGERRGSLLSVLDRTVTGAGARLLATRLSAPLTDPAAINRRLDLVSFYLEEESLRRKMRDLLKKCPDMERALSRLSLGRGGPRDLAAIRDGLEQAGEIRQLLEKAAGQQTADMLGLPEDMQKVISHLGRHAALVDMLHRALAEDLPTIIRDGNFIARGYHAALDEFRMLRDESRRLIAALEGQYREQTGISTLKVRHNNVLGYYIEVTATHADKMMSPPLSEEFIHRQTLANVVRFNSTELAKLAGRISQAGEQCLALEHEIFEDLTGTVMAEWDSISRAAQALAQLDVASALAELAAENNYCRPKVDDSLEFTIVGGRHPVVEAALKVAQEGPFVANDCDLSPANRLWLITGPNMAGKSTFLRQNALIAVMAQMGSYVPAERAHIGIVDRLFSRVGASDDLARGRSTFMVEMVETAAILNQAGRRALVILDEIGRGTATYDGLSIAWAAVEHLHEENRCRGLFATHYHELTALASRLDHLSLYYMKVKEWDGEVVFLHEVGPGAADRSYGIQVARLAGLPQVVIERAQQVLYSLEQGDGTTGPGGKPGGGLGTLVEELPLFSAFKETMPAEESRDSRLKDMLKEIHPDELTPREALDMIYRLKDAAGD from the coding sequence ATGATGGCCCAGTATCTGGAGATCAAGGCGGCGTATGAAGGTTATCTGCTGTTTTACCGGATGGGGGATTTTTATGAGCTGTTCTTTGAGGATGCCATCAAGGCGTCCGAGGCGCTGGACATCACCCTGACCAAACGCGGCAAACATCTGGACGAAGACGTTCCCATGTGTGGTGTCCCGGTGCATGCGGCAGAAACCTACCTGGCGCGCCTGATCCGCAAAGGATTCAAAGTTGCCGTCTGCGAGCAGATGGAAGACCCGGCGGAGGCCAAAAAACGCGGTTCCAAAGCGGTGGTGAAACGGGATGTGATTCGGCTTGTCACGCCGGGAACCATCACCGAAGAAAATCTTCTGGATGCACGACAGCATAATTATCTGGCGGCGCTGTGTCAGATACAGGGGGAATTTGCGCTGGCCTGGCTGGATATATCCACTGGCGATTTTTATGTGTCGCGGCTGGATCCGGCCAATCTGGAGGCAGAACTAGCGCGTTTGCAACCCGGCGAACTGCTTCTGCCGTCGTCCCTTCTGGACCGCGATGAATTGGCTGACGGTCTGAGGCCCTGGCGGGACAGTCTCTCCCTTCAGGAAACCCGGTATTTTGACAGCCGTCTTGGGGAAAAACGACTGAAAGAATATTACGGCCTGTCGGTCCTGGACGGGCTGGGGCAGATCGGCCGCGCCGAAGCGGCAGCCTGTGGGGCGTTGCTGGAATATGTGCAGGAAACCCAGAAGGGCAAACTGCCCAAACTATCCCGCCCGCACCCCATCGGCGAAGAGGCGACCATGATGATCGACGGGGCGACCCGCCGCAATCTGGAGCTATCGCAAACCTTGAGCGGCGAACGCCGGGGCAGTTTGTTGAGTGTGCTGGACCGGACCGTCACGGGGGCCGGTGCCCGTTTGTTGGCCACCCGCCTGAGTGCGCCGCTGACGGATCCTGCGGCCATTAACCGGCGTCTGGATCTGGTGTCCTTTTATCTGGAGGAAGAAAGTCTGCGGCGTAAGATGCGCGACCTGCTGAAAAAGTGTCCAGACATGGAACGGGCCCTGTCGCGGCTGTCGCTGGGCCGGGGAGGACCGCGGGATCTGGCGGCGATCCGGGACGGTCTGGAGCAGGCTGGGGAAATTCGCCAGCTTTTGGAAAAGGCCGCGGGGCAGCAGACCGCCGATATGCTGGGGCTGCCCGAAGACATGCAGAAGGTCATCAGCCATCTGGGCCGTCATGCGGCTCTGGTGGATATGTTGCACCGGGCGCTGGCCGAGGACCTGCCGACCATCATCCGCGACGGCAACTTCATCGCCAGGGGCTATCATGCCGCCCTGGATGAATTCAGGATGTTGCGGGATGAAAGCCGTCGGTTGATTGCCGCGCTGGAAGGTCAGTACCGGGAGCAGACCGGCATTTCGACCCTGAAGGTGCGTCACAACAACGTCCTAGGCTATTATATCGAGGTGACGGCGACCCATGCGGATAAAATGATGTCGCCGCCGCTGTCCGAAGAATTCATTCACCGTCAGACGCTTGCCAATGTGGTGCGCTTCAACAGTACGGAACTGGCCAAGCTGGCCGGCAGGATCAGCCAGGCGGGAGAACAATGTCTGGCTCTGGAGCATGAAATTTTCGAAGATCTGACCGGAACGGTCATGGCCGAATGGGACAGCATTTCCCGAGCGGCGCAGGCGCTAGCGCAGCTGGATGTGGCCTCGGCGCTGGCGGAACTTGCCGCCGAAAATAATTATTGCCGTCCCAAGGTGGATGACAGTCTTGAATTTACCATTGTGGGAGGGCGCCATCCGGTGGTGGAAGCGGCGTTGAAGGTTGCTCAGGAAGGGCCGTTCGTGGCCAATGATTGTGACCTGTCGCCGGCCAACAGGCTGTGGCTGATTACGGGACCCAACATGGCCGGGAAAAGCACCTTTCTGCGTCAGAATGCCCTGATTGCTGTGATGGCGCAGATGGGAAGCTATGTGCCTGCCGAGAGGGCCCATATCGGTATTGTTGATCGGCTGTTCAGCCGGGTGGGGGCCAGCGACGACCTGGCTCGCGGGCGGTCCACTTTTATGGTGGAAATGGTGGAAACCGCCGCCATTCTGAATCAGGCGGGGCGGCGTGCCCTGGTGATTTTGGACGAGATCGGCCGTGGCACGGCCACCTATGACGGTCTGTCCATTGCCTGGGCCGCGGTGGAGCACCTGCACGAGGAAAACCGCTGCCGGGGACTGTTTGCCACCCATTACCATGAATTGACCGCCCTCGCGAGCAGGCTGGATCATCTGTCGCTCTATTATATGAAAGTCAAGGAATGGGACGGCGAAGTGGTGTTTCTGCATGAGGTGGGGCCAGGGGCGGCGGATCGCTCCTATGGTATTCAGGTGGCGCGTCTTGCGGGATTGCCGCAGGTGGTGATCGAGCGCGCGCAACAGGTGCTGTACAGTCTGGAACAGGGGGATGGGACCACAGGGCCAGGGGGCAAGCCGGGGGGCGGCCTAGGGACGCTGGTCGAGGAATTGCCGCTTTTTTCTGCTTTTAAGGAAACCATGCCCGCAGAAGAAAGTCGCGACAGCAGGCTGAAGGACATGTTAAAAGAAATACACCCGGACGAGCTTACGCCCCGGGAAGCCCTGGATATGATATACCGGCTGAAGGATGCCGCTGGTGACTAG
- a CDS encoding NADP-dependent malic enzyme → MTNSKKPFGDKEALHYHSSGRPGKIEIVASKSMATQRDLSLAYSPGVAAPVRAIADHPAMAWDYTAKGNLVAVISNGSAILGLGNLGALASKPVMEGKAVLFKRFADVDAIDLEVDTQDVEEFINCVRPLAPTFGGINLEDIKAPECFIIEQRLREEMNIPVFHDDQHGTAIITAAGIINALDLTDRDIHDVRIVVNGAGAAAIACTELVKAMGVPHDNVILCDSKGVIYQGRKEGMNQWKSAHAIKTDLRTLEEALKGADVFLGLSVKGAVTPQMVKSMADQPIIFAMANPDPEITPEEVEAVRSDAIVATGRSDYPNQVNNVLGFPYIFRGALDVRASRINDEMKIAAARAIAELAREDVPDEVASAYAGEHPKYGPKYIIPAPFDPRLISAIPPAVAEAAMESGVANRPIIDMEEYRKELAARLNPTTGTLQMIYDQLDAAPKRVVFTEADEETVLRAALGFEQNGYGKAVLIGHENKIRDLLEHIGHDRNDDLEIHHARASDKSQKYAEYLFAKLQRKGYLFRDCLRLVHSDRNVFGALMLVHGDADAMVTGHIRHYAAALESVMKVIDPIPGRKAMGLSIMVKGERTIFVADTAINEMPTGEDMADSAEHAAEIVRHFGMEPRVAFMSYTNFGNPEGGILAQSSREAVRVLDERQVDFEYEGEMHAGVALNPEIMAKYPFCRLSGPANVLIMPGMHSAHISTKLMREMGGGTVIGPMLVGLQHSVQIIPMGSYASEIINLAALAAHNVKLVRGKNGGGPR, encoded by the coding sequence ATGACCAATAGTAAAAAACCTTTCGGGGACAAGGAAGCCCTGCATTACCATTCTTCCGGCCGGCCCGGCAAAATCGAAATTGTCGCCAGCAAATCTATGGCCACCCAGCGGGACCTATCTCTGGCCTATTCGCCCGGCGTCGCCGCCCCGGTGCGCGCCATCGCGGATCACCCCGCCATGGCCTGGGACTATACCGCCAAGGGTAATCTTGTGGCGGTCATTTCCAACGGATCGGCCATTCTGGGGCTTGGCAATCTTGGGGCTCTGGCCTCAAAGCCGGTAATGGAGGGCAAGGCTGTTCTGTTCAAGCGTTTCGCCGATGTGGACGCCATTGACCTGGAAGTGGATACCCAGGATGTGGAAGAGTTTATCAATTGCGTGCGGCCGCTAGCGCCAACTTTTGGCGGCATCAACCTTGAGGACATCAAGGCGCCGGAATGTTTTATTATCGAACAACGCTTGCGCGAGGAAATGAACATTCCCGTATTTCACGATGACCAACACGGCACCGCGATTATTACAGCGGCTGGCATTATCAACGCCCTGGACCTGACAGACCGCGACATTCACGATGTGCGCATCGTGGTGAACGGTGCAGGCGCCGCCGCCATTGCCTGCACGGAACTGGTCAAGGCCATGGGCGTTCCCCATGACAATGTTATCCTGTGTGACAGCAAGGGGGTGATCTATCAGGGCCGCAAGGAAGGTATGAACCAGTGGAAATCGGCCCATGCGATCAAGACCGACCTGCGCACCTTAGAAGAGGCGCTGAAAGGCGCAGATGTGTTTCTGGGGCTTTCCGTCAAGGGAGCAGTGACCCCACAGATGGTGAAAAGCATGGCCGACCAGCCAATCATTTTTGCCATGGCCAACCCGGATCCGGAAATCACCCCGGAGGAAGTGGAAGCCGTGCGTTCCGACGCCATTGTCGCCACGGGACGTTCAGACTACCCCAACCAGGTCAACAATGTTCTGGGGTTCCCGTATATTTTCCGCGGAGCGCTGGATGTGCGTGCAAGCCGGATCAACGACGAAATGAAAATCGCCGCCGCCCGGGCTATCGCCGAACTGGCGCGGGAAGACGTCCCGGACGAGGTGGCCTCGGCCTATGCCGGCGAACACCCCAAATACGGCCCCAAATATATCATCCCGGCCCCCTTTGATCCCCGACTGATCAGCGCCATTCCCCCCGCTGTGGCCGAAGCCGCCATGGAAAGCGGCGTGGCGAACAGGCCCATTATTGATATGGAAGAATACCGCAAGGAGCTGGCGGCGCGCCTCAATCCCACGACCGGCACCTTGCAGATGATATACGACCAGCTGGATGCAGCCCCCAAAAGGGTTGTCTTTACCGAAGCCGACGAGGAAACGGTGCTGCGCGCCGCGCTGGGTTTCGAACAGAACGGCTACGGCAAGGCGGTCCTAATTGGTCATGAAAACAAGATCCGCGATCTTCTGGAACATATTGGCCATGACCGCAATGATGATCTCGAAATTCATCATGCCCGCGCCAGCGACAAAAGCCAGAAATATGCGGAATATCTGTTTGCCAAACTACAACGCAAAGGATATCTGTTTCGGGACTGTTTGCGGTTGGTGCATTCCGACCGCAACGTATTTGGCGCTCTGATGCTGGTGCATGGTGACGCGGACGCCATGGTTACCGGCCATATCCGCCATTATGCCGCCGCACTTGAGAGTGTCATGAAAGTCATTGACCCTATCCCGGGGCGCAAGGCCATGGGCCTGTCCATCATGGTCAAGGGGGAACGAACCATTTTTGTGGCCGATACCGCCATCAATGAAATGCCCACCGGGGAAGACATGGCTGACAGCGCCGAACACGCCGCCGAGATTGTCCGTCATTTCGGCATGGAACCTCGGGTTGCCTTCATGTCCTATACCAATTTCGGCAACCCCGAAGGCGGCATTTTGGCCCAGTCCTCCCGCGAGGCCGTGCGTGTCCTGGACGAACGCCAGGTGGATTTTGAATATGAAGGGGAGATGCACGCCGGGGTGGCGCTTAACCCGGAAATCATGGCCAAATATCCCTTCTGCCGCCTGTCAGGTCCCGCTAATGTGCTGATCATGCCGGGCATGCATTCCGCGCACATTTCCACCAAGCTGATGCGGGAAATGGGTGGGGGGACGGTGATCGGCCCCATGCTGGTGGGGCTTCAACATTCGGTGCAGATCATTCCCATGGGCTCCTACGCCTCGGAAATCATCAATCTTGCCGCGCTTGCGGCCCATAATGTGAAACTGGTGCGAGGTAAAAACGGCGGGGGTCCTCGATAA
- a CDS encoding DVUA0089 family protein: MFGKKWSIPAVALTAFFYSSMAEAVVMDVEGTSSSGLNDTAATAQALGTLPGTLTAFGWISDQDMNDLDLFSFSVGEGDPLTVYFDVDFANDILTPDTDDDDSLDAVLSVFDSAGNLIDDDDDVGFPPDPGSDPNGDYDPFLELQLDPGSYFVAITSYSNFSNGTIDDFENEGDTFGQYCLQVRTGAGFNAPANDCGNSITVAEPASLALFGISLVGLGLARRRKRIL, from the coding sequence ATGTTTGGGAAAAAATGGTCCATTCCAGCGGTGGCCTTGACTGCATTTTTTTACAGCAGTATGGCAGAAGCCGTCGTCATGGACGTCGAGGGGACGTCAAGTTCAGGCTTGAATGATACTGCTGCTACGGCACAAGCACTGGGAACACTCCCTGGCACCTTGACCGCGTTTGGTTGGATTTCCGATCAGGACATGAATGACTTGGATCTGTTCAGCTTCTCTGTGGGCGAAGGAGATCCGCTGACAGTCTATTTCGACGTGGACTTCGCCAATGACATTCTGACCCCCGATACGGATGACGATGACAGTCTCGATGCCGTGCTGAGCGTTTTCGATTCCGCGGGAAATCTTATCGATGATGATGACGATGTCGGCTTTCCACCCGATCCAGGATCCGACCCGAACGGAGACTATGATCCGTTCCTGGAACTCCAACTTGACCCGGGATCCTATTTCGTCGCCATCACGTCATATTCAAACTTCTCCAATGGCACGATTGACGATTTCGAGAATGAGGGCGATACATTCGGTCAATATTGCCTTCAGGTGCGCACCGGTGCCGGCTTTAACGCCCCGGCCAACGACTGCGGGAATTCCATCACGGTTGCGGAACCGGCAAGCCTGGCCCTATTCGGAATC